In a genomic window of Lycium ferocissimum isolate CSIRO_LF1 chromosome 9, AGI_CSIRO_Lferr_CH_V1, whole genome shotgun sequence:
- the LOC132029409 gene encoding uncharacterized protein LOC132029409, translating to MADEEEPFVNKKVLVRSASHMYDELRSFRTWFKWMCVDQSDRWSACLSWFVFSLLAVVVPWLSHYLLACGNCDGKHSRAYDRVVQLSLSSVAALSFICLSRFNKKYGLRRFLFLDKLCDESETVRTCYTEQLNRSMKILFIFVMPCFLAESTYKIWWYTSGGTQIPFLGNVVVSNTVACILELTSWLYRTVVFFLVCVLFRLICYLQILRLQDFAQVLFHVDSDVESVLREHLRIRRHLRIISHRYRVFILWALIFITASLFASLLMTTRPNADLHIYKSGELALCSVSLLAGLMILLRSATRITHKAQAITCLAAKWHACATIDSYHWAESIPPAAHHEVDCSNDCPPSSNGSSDAEDVGDEEDELDNTKFVPSYAYSTISFQKRQALVTYFENNRAGVTIFGFMLDRTSLHTIFGIELTLMLWLLGKTVGVS from the exons ATGGCGGACGAGGAAGAGCCTTTCGTAAATAAAAAAGTATTAGTCCGAAGCGCTTCACACATGTACGATGAATTGAGGAGTTTCAGGACGTGGTTCAAGTGGATGTGTGTGGATCAATCGGACCGTTGGTCTGCTTGTTTGTCTTGGTTTGTGTTCAGTTTGTTAGCAGTTGTTGTGCCATGGCTCTCTCATTACCTTTTGGCTTGTGGAAATTGTGATGGTAAACATAGTAGGGCTTACGACAGAGTTGTTCAGTTGTCGCTAAGCAGTGTTGCTGCTTTGTCGTTTATTTGTCTTTCGAGATTTAATAAGAAATACGGGCTTCGGAGGTTCCTGTTTCTTGACAAGCTTTGTGATGAGAGCGAGACTGTCAGAACATGCTACACGGAACAGCTCAAT AGATCAATGAAGATACTGTTCATTTTTGTGATGCCATGTTTTCTCGCTGAAAGCACATACAAGATTTGGTGGTACACCTCAGGTGGAACCCAAATCCCCTTCTTGGGCAACGTCGTTGTCAGCAATACTGTAGCCTGCATTCTGGAGCTAACCTCCTGGCTCTACAGGACGGTCGTGTTCTTCTTAGTTTGTGTCCTTTTCCGCTTGATCTGTTACCTTCAGATTCTCCGACTACAAGATTTCGCTCAGGTACTCTTCCATGTAGATTCTGATGTCGAATCCGTGTTGAGAGAGCACCTCAGGATTAGGAGGCACTTGCGAATTATTAGCCATAGGTACCGTGTGTTCATCTTGTGGGCATTGATATTTATCACGGCGAGTCTATTTGCTTCGCTTCTCATGACTACGCGCCCAAATGCAGATCTTCATATCTATAAGAGTGGTGAACTTGCG CTATGCTCCGTCAGCCTTCTTGCTGGGCTGATGATACTGTTGCGAAGTGCAACCAGAATTACTCACAAGGCACAAGCCATAACGTGCCTCGCTGCAAAATGGCATGCGTGCGCGACAATAGACTCTTATCATTGGGCTGAAAGTATTCCTCCAGCAGCTCATCATGAAGTAGATTGCAGCAATGATTGTCCTCCGAGTTCTAACGGATCATCTGATGCAGAGGATGTTGGAGATGAAGAGGATGAATTGGATAATACAAAATTTGTCCCCTCCTATGCCTATAGTACAATTTCCTTCCAAAAAAGACAGGCTCTAG TGACATATTTTGAGAACAATAGAGCTGGAGTTACAATATTTGGGTTCATGCTAGACAGAACTTCTCTTCACACCATTTTTGGGATAGAGCTCACACTCATGCTCTGGTTGCTTGGAAAAACCGTTGGCGtttcttga